A single region of the Rhipicephalus microplus isolate Deutch F79 chromosome 10, USDA_Rmic, whole genome shotgun sequence genome encodes:
- the LOC119181407 gene encoding store-operated calcium entry-associated regulatory factor-like produces MNHPGMVALLLCIVAQRSMAWWGDKVRLKDVRALTLRRGYYTTGRRSHPVPQLHCRGGSAGCKHQPSVVQCYNRGTDGVDVQWECKAQMRETQKFGWMQVTCEGYDHSRDEYVLVGSCGLQYYLERTVPGYDSSRTDVIVLILVLLICCCLCYLWYSSNQQNVPPHGVGYQPVINQPAAYPSAPPLAPNPLGNPPPYNLRFCSACQHPHTAYVTPAQIVNELPPPKCHIHVLDTHGSPNDKCSTPGDKSNPRDITSTGEPRI; encoded by the exons ATGAACCATCCTGGCATGGTTGCACTTCTGCTATGCATCGTGGCTCAACGTTCAATGGCCTGGTGGG GTGACAAAGTGAGGCTGAAGGATGTGCGGGCCCTCACCTTGAGGCGGGGATACTACACGACCGGTCGGCGATCCCACCCCGTGCCACAGCTGCACTGCCGCGGCGGCAGCGCCGGATGCAAACATCAGCCGTCGGTCGTTCAATGCTACAACCGCGGGACTGACGGTGTGGACGTGCAG TGGGAATGCAAGGCGCAGATGAGGGAGACTCAAAAATTCGGCTGGATGCAAGTTACGTGCGAGGGATACGATCATTCCAGGGATGAATACGTCCTAGTTGGATCTTGTGGC CTGCAATACTATCTGGAGAGAACGGTGCCTGGCTATGACTCATCAAGGAC GGATGTCATCGTCCTGATACTAGTCCTCCTCATCTGCTGCTGCTTGTGCTACCTCTGGTATTCGAGCAACCAACAGAATGTTCCACCACACGGTGTTGGCTACCAACCAGTAATAAACCAGCCGGCAGCCTACCCAAGTGCACCGCCTCTAGCTCCCAACCCACTCGGCAACCCTCCACCTTACAACTTGCGCTTCTGTTCGGCATGCCAACATCCTCACACAGCCTACG TGACGCCAGCTCAAATTGTGAACGAACTGCCCCCGCCAAAATGTCACATTCACGTCCTGGACACGCACGGTTCGCCAAATGACAAATGCAGCACTCCtg GGGACAAGAGCAATCCGCGTGATATTACGTCTACAGGTGAGCCCCGAATTTAG